In Hevea brasiliensis isolate MT/VB/25A 57/8 chromosome 13, ASM3005281v1, whole genome shotgun sequence, a single genomic region encodes these proteins:
- the LOC110636249 gene encoding UDP-glucose 6-dehydrogenase 1 isoform X1 translates to MVKICCIGAGYVGGPTMAVIAWKCPSVEVVVVDISVSRIAAWNSDQLPIYEPGLDEVVKQCRGKNLFFSADIEKHVSEADIIFVSVNTPTKTQGLGAGKAADLTYWESAARMIADVSKSSKIVVEKSTVPVKTAEAIEKILTHNSRGIKYQILSNPEFLAEGTAIQDLFNPERVLIGGRETPDGQKAIQALKDVYAQWVPEDRIISTNLWSAELSKLAANAFLAQRISSVNAMSALCEATGADVSQVSHAVGMDTRIGPKFLNASVGFGGSCFQKDILNLVYICECNGLPQVANYWKQVIKINDYQKNRFVNRLVSSMFNTVSGKKIAILGFAFKKDTGDTRETPAIDVCKGLLGDKACLSIYDPQVTEDQIQRDLSMNKFNWDHPIHLQPISPSSVKQVSVVWDAYEATKDAHGVCILTEWDEFKTLDYQRIFDNMQKPAFVFDGRNIVNVDKLREIGFIVYSMGKPLDPWLKDMPAVA, encoded by the coding sequence ATGGTGAAGATCTGTTGCATTGGTGCTGGTTATGTTGGGGGTCCCACCATGGCAGTTATTGCATGGAAGTGCCCTTCAGTTGAAGTAGTCGTTGTTGACATCTCAGTTTCTAGGATTGCAGCCTGGAACAGTGATCAGCTTCCCATTTATGAGCCTGGCCTCGATGAGGTGGTGAAGCAGTGCAGAGGGAAGAACCTTTTCTTCAGCGCAGACATTGAAAAACATGTCTCAGAAGCAGACATAATCTTTGTTTCTGTTAATACCCCGACAAAAACTCAGGGCCTTGGAGCAGGCAAAGCTGCTGACCTGACTTATTGGGAGAGCGCAGCCCGAATGATTGCTGATGTATCAAAATCCAGCAAGATTGTTGTTGAGAAATCTACTGTTCCTGTGAAAACTGCTGAGGCAATTGAAAAAATCCTGACCCATAATAGCAGAGGCATCAAATATCAGATTCTGTCGAATCCGGAATTTCTTGCAGAGGGGACTGCAATTCAGGACCTTTTTAACCCTGAAAGGGTTCTAATTGGAGGGAGGGAAACTCCAGATGGCCAGAAGGCCATTCAGGCTCTTAAAGATGTATATGCTCAATGGGTTCCTGAAGATAGAATCATTTCAACCAATCTCTGGTCAGCAGAGCTCTCAAAGCTGGCCGCAAATGCCTTTCTGGCACAGAGGATTTCTTCTGTGAATGCAATGTCAGCTCTCTGTGAAGCAACTGGAGCAGATGTTTCACAGGTTTCCCATGCTGTTGGCATGGACACCAGAATTGGTCCTAAGTTCCTCAATGCAAGTGTTGGTTTTGGAGGATCTTGCTTTCAGAAGGACATCCTAAATTTGGTGTACATTTGCGAGTGCAATGGCCTACCTCAAGTTGCTAACTACTGGAAACAAGTCATTAAGATTAATGACTATCAGAAGAACAGATTTGTCAACAGGTTAGTCTCCTCAATGTTCAATACAGTTTCAGGTAAAAAGATTGCCATCCTTGGTTTTGCATTCAAGAAAGATACTGGTGACACAAGGGAAACACCAGCAATTGATGTATGCAAAGGCTTGCTGGGTGATAAGGCATGCTTGAGCATATACGATCCACAAGTGACTGAGGATCAGATCCAGAGGGATCTGTCAATGAACAAATTTAATTGGGATCATCCGATTCACCTTCAACCAATAAGCCCTAGTTCCGTGAAGCAAGTGAGTGTGGTGTGGGATGCTTATGAGGCCACAAAGGATGCTCATGGGGTCTGCATTCTTACCGAGTGGGACGAATTCAAGACCCTTGATTACCAGAGGATTTTTGACAACATGCAGAAGCCTGCATTTGTGTTTGATGGAAGAAATATTGTGAATGTTGACAAGTTGAGGGAGATTGGTTTCATTGTTTACTCCATGGGGAAACCATTGGATCCATGGCTAAAAGACATGCCTGCTGTGGCATGA
- the LOC110636247 gene encoding 40S ribosomal protein S19-3, giving the protein MEAARTVKDVSPHEFVKAYAAHLKRSGKVELPPWTDIVKTGTLKELAPYDPDWYYIRAASMARKIYLRGGLGVGAFRRIYGGSKRNGSRPPHFGKSSGSIARHILQQLQNMNIIDLDPKGGRRITSSGQRDLDQVAGRIAVAH; this is encoded by the exons ATGGAGGCAGCAAGAACGGTGAAGGATGTCTCTCCTCACGAGTTCGTTAAGGCCTACGCTGCCCACCTCAAGCGCTCCGGAAAG GTTGAGCTTCCTCCATGGACTGATATTGTGAAGACTGGCACTTTGAAGGAGCTTGCACCCTATGATCCTGATTGGTACTACATAAGGGCTG CTTCCATGGCGAGGAAAATATACTTGAGGGGTGGTCTTGGTGTTGGTGCGTTCAGGAGGATCTACGGAGGGAGCAAGAGGAATGGTAGTCGCCCACCTCATTTTGGCAAGAGTAGTGGATCTATTGCCCGACACATTCTTCAGCAATTACAGAACATGAACATCATTGACCTTGATCCTAAGGG cgGTAGAAGAATTACATCTAGTGGCCAGAGGGATCTTGACCAAGTTGCTGGACGGATTGCAGTTGCTCACTGA
- the LOC110636250 gene encoding plant intracellular Ras-group-related LRR protein 7, which translates to MGCCPSQNADSKASRTARWRSTGIVALRDAKLKTFPDEVLDLDKSVRTLDLTHNKLVGIPMEISQLVNMQRLVLADNLIERLPINLGKLQSLKVMILDGNQITYLPDEMGQLVRLERLSISGNMLTFLPETIGSLRNLSLLNVSNNKLKALPESIGSCFSLEELQANDNLIEDLPGSICNLVHLKSLSLNNNNVSQIPSNLLKDCKALQNISLHDNPISMDQFQQMEGFQEFEARRKRKFDKQIDSNVMISSKGLDEGVDL; encoded by the exons ATGGGTTGCTGTCCCAGCCAAAACGCCGATTCCAAAGCCAGCAGGACCGCCCGTTGGCGATCCACGGGCATTGTTGCCCTGCGTGATGCTAAATTGAAG ACTTTTCCGGATGAGGTTCTTGATTTAGACAAAAGTGTGCGCACCCTCGATTTAACTCACAACAAATTAG TTGGCATTCCTATGGAGATTAGCCAATTAGTCAACATGCAGCGCCTG GTTTTGGCTGATAATCTTATTGAGCGACTACCAATTAACTTGGGGAAGCTGCAGTCTTTAAAAGTTATGATACTCGATGGGAATCAAATTACTTACTTGCCTGATGAAA TGGGCCAGCTGGTGAGGCTTGAGCGTTTGTCAATCTCAGGAAATATGTTAACTTTCTTGCCCGAGACAATTGGGAGCTTGCGCAAT CTATCACTATTAAATGTTTCAAATAACAAGTTAAAGGCTCTTCCAGAATCAATTGGGAGTTGCTTCTCTCTGGAAGAATTACAAGCAAATG ATAATTTAATTGAAGACCTTCCTGGATCAATATGCAATCTCGTTCACTTGAAGTCGCTTTCCTTGAACAACAATAATGTGAGCCAG ATTCCTTCAAATCTGTTGAAAGACTGCAAAGCTCTCCAGAATATTTCCCTTCATGACAATCCTATTTCTATGGATCAATTTCAGCAG ATGGAAGGATTTCAAGAATTTGAAGCAAGAAGAAAGAGGAAATTTGACAAACAAATTGATTCAAATGTGATGATCAGTTCCAAAGGGCTTGACGAGGGCGTTGATCTATGA
- the LOC110636249 gene encoding UDP-glucose 6-dehydrogenase 1 isoform X2, whose product MIADVSKSSKIVVEKSTVPVKTAEAIEKILTHNSRGIKYQILSNPEFLAEGTAIQDLFNPERVLIGGRETPDGQKAIQALKDVYAQWVPEDRIISTNLWSAELSKLAANAFLAQRISSVNAMSALCEATGADVSQVSHAVGMDTRIGPKFLNASVGFGGSCFQKDILNLVYICECNGLPQVANYWKQVIKINDYQKNRFVNRLVSSMFNTVSGKKIAILGFAFKKDTGDTRETPAIDVCKGLLGDKACLSIYDPQVTEDQIQRDLSMNKFNWDHPIHLQPISPSSVKQVSVVWDAYEATKDAHGVCILTEWDEFKTLDYQRIFDNMQKPAFVFDGRNIVNVDKLREIGFIVYSMGKPLDPWLKDMPAVA is encoded by the coding sequence ATGATTGCTGATGTATCAAAATCCAGCAAGATTGTTGTTGAGAAATCTACTGTTCCTGTGAAAACTGCTGAGGCAATTGAAAAAATCCTGACCCATAATAGCAGAGGCATCAAATATCAGATTCTGTCGAATCCGGAATTTCTTGCAGAGGGGACTGCAATTCAGGACCTTTTTAACCCTGAAAGGGTTCTAATTGGAGGGAGGGAAACTCCAGATGGCCAGAAGGCCATTCAGGCTCTTAAAGATGTATATGCTCAATGGGTTCCTGAAGATAGAATCATTTCAACCAATCTCTGGTCAGCAGAGCTCTCAAAGCTGGCCGCAAATGCCTTTCTGGCACAGAGGATTTCTTCTGTGAATGCAATGTCAGCTCTCTGTGAAGCAACTGGAGCAGATGTTTCACAGGTTTCCCATGCTGTTGGCATGGACACCAGAATTGGTCCTAAGTTCCTCAATGCAAGTGTTGGTTTTGGAGGATCTTGCTTTCAGAAGGACATCCTAAATTTGGTGTACATTTGCGAGTGCAATGGCCTACCTCAAGTTGCTAACTACTGGAAACAAGTCATTAAGATTAATGACTATCAGAAGAACAGATTTGTCAACAGGTTAGTCTCCTCAATGTTCAATACAGTTTCAGGTAAAAAGATTGCCATCCTTGGTTTTGCATTCAAGAAAGATACTGGTGACACAAGGGAAACACCAGCAATTGATGTATGCAAAGGCTTGCTGGGTGATAAGGCATGCTTGAGCATATACGATCCACAAGTGACTGAGGATCAGATCCAGAGGGATCTGTCAATGAACAAATTTAATTGGGATCATCCGATTCACCTTCAACCAATAAGCCCTAGTTCCGTGAAGCAAGTGAGTGTGGTGTGGGATGCTTATGAGGCCACAAAGGATGCTCATGGGGTCTGCATTCTTACCGAGTGGGACGAATTCAAGACCCTTGATTACCAGAGGATTTTTGACAACATGCAGAAGCCTGCATTTGTGTTTGATGGAAGAAATATTGTGAATGTTGACAAGTTGAGGGAGATTGGTTTCATTGTTTACTCCATGGGGAAACCATTGGATCCATGGCTAAAAGACATGCCTGCTGTGGCATGA
- the LOC110636248 gene encoding diacylglycerol kinase 1, with translation MDDDREIGMLLSGWNNPTESRIFILSCLIAALVGILTIAYTAFQWRRNINLNWMKAVARSKKNPKARHKVPVTPHKWVLEPISRGKNLNCCVCLRSMSPSQTLGPMVASDSFIHHCSICGAAAHLSCSSSAHKDCKCVSMVGFENVMHQWAVRWTEMTDQPCETSFCSFCEEPCSGSFLSGSPIWCCLWCQRLVHVDCHSSMSNETGDICDLGPFRRLILSPLHVKELNSSGGFLSSITHGANEIASSVRASIRSQRKKYKHGNESSVDKGNSASTCCDPSSKSTADAHLTVNGSQGGEESCNGSLNGGSPCHGGSVDRMNSKPNFKRSGSRNQKDESQIVRMKQRYEIIDLRPDARPLLVFINKKSGAQRGDSLRQRLNFLLNPVQVFELSSKQGPEVGLYLFRKVPHFRVLICGGDGTVGWVLNAIDKQNFISPPPVAILPAGTGNDLARVLSWGGGLGSVEKQGGLCTLLHHIEHAAVTILDRWKVAIVNQGKQLQSSKFMNNYLGVGCDAKVALDIHNLREENPEKFYNQFMNKVLYAREGARSIMDRTFADFPWQVRVEVDGVEIEVPEDAEGVLVANIGSYMGGVDLWQNEDEHYDNFDPQSMHDKILEVVSISGTWHLGKLQVGLSRARRLAQGQSIKIQLLAALPVQIDGEPWFQQPCTLAVSHHGQAFMLMRAAEEPLGHAAAIITDVLENAETNHVINASQKRALLQEMALRLS, from the exons ATGGATGATGATAGAGAAATTGGGATGTTGCTTTCTGGTTGGAACAATCCAACTGAATCTCGCATTTTTATTTTATCTTGCTTAATTGCTGCTTTAGTTGGTATTTTGACAATAGCTTACACTGCTTTCCAATGGAGAAGAAACATCAATCTAAATTGGATGAAAGCCGTAGCCAGGTCAAAGAAAAACCCAAAGGCAAGGCATAAGGTTCCTGTAACTCCTCATAAGTGGGTTCTCGAACCTATATCGCGTGGAAAGAATTTAAATTGCTGTGTCTGCTTAAGGTCCATGTCTCCTTCTCAAACTCTTGGGCCTATGGTGGCCTCAGACAGTTTTATTCACCACTGTAGCATTTGTGGTGCAGCGGCACACCTAAGTTGCTCTTCAAGTGCACACAAGGATTGCAAGTGTGTATCTATGGTTGGATTTGAGAATGTAATGCACCAATGGGCTGTTCGATGGACAGAGATGACAGATCAACCTTGCGAAACTTCCTTTTGTAGTTTTTGTGAAGAGCCATGTAGCGGGTCTTTTCTTAGTGGATCCCCTATATGGTGTTGCTTGTGGTGTCAACGACTTGTACATGTCGATTGTCACAGTAGCATGTCTAATGAAACTGGAGATATTTGTGACTTGGGTCCATTTAGAAGGCTGATTTTATCACCGCTTCATGTTAAAGAATTGAATTCATCAGGTGGATTTTTGAGCTCTATCACACATGGAGCAAACGAGATTGCTTCTTCAGTGCGTGCAAGTATTAGGAGTCAGAGAAAGAAGTACAAGCATGGTAATGAGTCCTCTGTTGACAAAGGTAATAGTGCTAGCACTTGTTGTGACCCATCTTCAAAAAGCACAGCTGATGCCCATCTTACAGTAAATGGTTCTCAAGGTGGGGAGGAAAGCTGTAATGGTAGCTTGAATGGGGGAAGTCCTTGCCATGGTGGTAGCGTAGATAGGATGAACTCAAAACCTAATTTTAAAAGAAGTGGATCACGTAATCAGAAAGATGAATCTCAGATAGTACGAATGAAACAGAGATATGAAATAATTGATTTGCGTCCTGATGCAAGACCACTGTTAGTCTTCATCAACAAGAAGAGTGGGGCTCAGCGTGGAGATTCCCTCAGGCAGCGTTTGAACTTTCTTTTGAATCCTGTTCAG GTATTTGAACTGAGCTCAAAACAGGGGCCAGAAGTAGGCCTTTATCTTTTCAGGAAGGTGCCTCACTTCCGAGTTCTCATATGTGGTGGAGATGGTACTGTTGGCTGGGTTTTGAATGCCATAgacaaacaaaattttatttctcCTCCACCTGTAGCTATTCTTCCTGCTGGAACTGGAAATGACTTGGCTAGAGTACTATCCTGGGGAGGTGGTCTGGGCTCAGTTGAGAAACAAGGAGGCCTTTGCACATTGTTACACCATATAGAGCATGCTGCAGTAACTATTCTTGATCGGTGGAAGGTAGCCATTGTAAATCAAGGAAAGCAACTTCAGTCTTCCAAATTTATGAACAACTATCTTG GAGTTGGGTGTGATGCAAAGGTTGCACTGGATATCCACAATCTGCGGGAAGAAAATCCAGAGAAGTTTTATAACCAG TTTATGAACAAAGTTCTCTACGCAAGAGAAGGGGCCAGGAGTATAATGGACAGGACATTTGCTGACTTTCCATGGCAAGTTAGAGTGGAAGTAGATGGTGTCGAAATAGAGGTCCCTGAG GATGCTGAGGGGGTACTTGTTGCAAACATTGGAAGCTATATGGGTGGTGTAGACCTATGGCAAAATGAGGATGAACACTATGATAACTTTGATCCACAATCCATGCATGATAAGATACTAGAGGTTGTGAGCATATCTGGAACATGGCACCTTGGAAAGCTTCAG GTGGGGCTTTCTCGTGCTCGAAGGCTTGCACAGGGACAGTCAATAAAGATACAACTTCTTGCTGCATTGCCTGTGCAGATTGATGGAGAACCTTGGTTTCAGCAGCCTTGTACTTTGGCTGTATCTCATCATGGAcag GCTTTCATGTTAATGAGGGCTGCTGAGGAACCTCTTGGTCATGCAGCTGCCATAATTACTGATGTACTTGAGAATGCTGAAACTAATCATGTGATTAATGCTTCACAGAAGCGAGCACTTCTTCAAGAAATGGCACTTAGGCTGTCTTAG